A window of Chanodichthys erythropterus isolate Z2021 chromosome 16, ASM2448905v1, whole genome shotgun sequence genomic DNA:
TGCATGAAAATTCCTGTGCTCGTTGTTTCTTGGTAAATGACCTCATAAGAGGAACTCGTCCCACTAACCTGACAGACACTTACTGTTCTCTTAAACTCGTGCCTGTTTTATACTTTTTCTCGAGTACTTCCTGGTCTTCCTGATAAGACTTGCAAGACTAGATTTCAATGTTCTTTCTTTTATTAAGACTAGTTATATTCCCTTACTTTCCACAACAGTCTTTTCAATTTTGATTAAAATTGCATTATAGCAAGCCTTGTTGAATCCACTTCAGAGTATTTGGCTGATAGTTTTGTCATGATGTGTTAATTTAGGTACAAGTTCTTGTCTGTTTTCGTCATGATCATACATTATCCTGCTTATTACACTGCTGCTTggcaaatacaaaatatatatacacaatattaatttgagttgttattatgctgccttcacatgctattGAGAATTTGATCATTCCTacttctgaagtcgtgattacAAGCTTATCGCATTCAAGTTTTGAAATGGGAAGGCGAATGTGCAATTTTTACTTAGGAAACTTGTATTTAAGGCAGGATTACTGTCATGGTGTCAGATGTGACAGAGCTCTCtgcagaatcatgggtaatgtagtttttcaccagaattctgctgttaaacaagattttttttttaaaataagttgaaTAATGAAGGCTGATGGCTAAAGCAAAAgcaaataactttaaaaaaccCGTTGTAGCTCACAAtaggtctgtctttaaaggtttattttaagttactgtttaaaatcaattcccctatggagaaaatgaatggaattttcacttttggtgttGTGCCAAATTTCGACCCCCTGCCAGATTATTCCGCCCCTAGTATTGGTAATACCGGTATATACCGGTAAATTTCTGGAAACTTTCCAGGGGAActtaacctggggaattttggaaatattccaatttggaaacttaacaggaatttacggcatttatgggaattaattgcaaattttgggaaatgtatataaatgtataatatttatataaaatgtatcatatacaaacataaaaacattttgtttggtggTCATAACATGAAATGACAGTTATTTCTTTTTCGCattcaattcattttaatttagggaatatgtaaaataaatatatttttattgcaggatTAGGATTAGGGGTGGGGTTAAGATTAGCCAATTAGGTGGCGACTTCAACGAgggggtaataatttggcaCAACACCGAACTTGCACTCTATAATTGCCATTAGTGTTTCATCAGttctttcttgttttatttttattttatttattttgagtaTATCCACTGAGAGGTGTTACAGAATGTTGGGTGGTTTTGTTGATATAAAGACGTCACAAAGTCCTGATCATATGACAGCAATAACTGTAAACCTTTGACCGCTGTGTGAAATGCCTCTACTTTCTGTGTCCTGTCAGAACTAGGCATGACTATAGAGTCTGACTCTCAAGAAGTGTGAATGGAGTGACACGAGTGGACAAGACTGACAAGTCATGGACAGCCAGTGCAGCAGCAGTGTGGGGTCCCGGGCCACTCTAGGGGGTGTGGGCAACATTAACTCCACCCTCATTTCTTCCCGTATCGAGTCCTACGAAGCAGGAGAGAAGAAGTGCATCTCTGATGTTCGAAGAACCTTTTGCTTGTtcgtgacctttgaccttttgtTCGTCACTTTGCTGTGGATCATTGAGCTCAATGTATGCTGTGGTTTTACATCTCCACtagatattattaataatgtgaaGTTCTTTTCAATTTAAGTGGAAAAACATGCGTTTTTTAGTGATTCAGATGCATTGCATTTTGTTTGaatgcaaataaatgtaattttgttttttttatctatcTTCATCCAGGTCAATGGAGGAATACAAGAGCAGCTGACGAAAGAGGTGTTGCAGTATGATTACCACAAATCCTTTTTTGACATATTTGTAAGTACTGGCCAATACACTGGCCTCTATTGCAGGCTTTCCCAAACTGGGGTTCACAAGCCCCTTGATTGCATGAGTTGGCAAagctaataatttattatatatatatatatatatatatatatatatatatatatatatatatatatatatatatatatatatatatatatatatatatatatatatattataaaatatttattatatttaaaatatttattatatttaaaatatttattattttattttatatatatatatatatatatatttatttttttttgttttatatatatatttttttttatttaacatttttatgatttaattaatacatatatataaacatcagagaaccatgaacatgtgaatgtgttatacatacatacatgtgaattaaattattgaaatattaacatAAAGTCTCAGGATCTGCTCTTTACGAATATACTCCATTTTAACTCTTTAGCAGGGAAATCACCAACACTTATAGACGTGCTTTAAGATGAAACTGTTGTGGTAAAATTTTAGTTCCCTTTTCAAAGCTGACTTTTCTCTCTCAACATGAGTGAGATGATAAGAGAGATGACTTCACTTATACCTCTTTCAAACCACATGGTTTCTGTCCAGGAAAACTTCATTAttgttcttaaagggatagttcacccaaaaacgttgttgtcatttactcatccccatcTCCAAATGACTAATATGACTATTTTTCTTCTGGGGAGCACATAGGAAGGTCATTTGAAGAATGATTTATCCATATATATTGTTTGCCCATTGTTGTACAAAACAAAGAACCTTACTGACTTTCATTATGtggacattttttttcaaaattatcttctgttgtgtttcacagaaaaaagaaagaacaataCATGGGTGAAGAAATAACCAATTTAACTCTTTAACCCTTCTATCTTGGGTCACATGCTTATAGTGTGTTGCTTCTTTGATGTACACATTCAGTTGTTCTGtggtgtttaaagggttagttcttccaaaaatgaaaattctgtcattaatcactcaccctcatgtcggtccacacctgtaagacctttgttcatcttcagaacacaaattaagatatttttgatgaaatccgagaggttttctTGTCCTTCTTATtccattgaaagcaacaaaattatctagaaaggtagtaaaaacatcattaaaatatgtagtccatgtgactacagtggttcaaccttaattttatgaagcgacgagaacattttttgtgcgcaaaaacaaaacaaaaataatgactttattccacGTTGCAGAGCATTGCTCAGTATTGGATGGccgcatgtgtgtgatgctgatgcaagAGCTGACCAATACTGAGCAGAATGACCctaaccactgtagtcacgttgaccattttaaacattgattgtggtaatttcattgctttcagtggaggataaaaaaaaactctcggatttcatcacaATATCTCCATTTATTTTCCGAAgacaaacgaaggtcttacgggtgtggaacgacatgagggcgagtaattaatcacagaaatttcatttttgggggaactaaccctttaaaatcgTTGTTTTGGATCCTTTAAATGTGCAAGCTTCTGCCTTATTTTAAGCAGGGTTTAAAAATAAGTcaacactttttattttaagaCAGCTTGGTATTTGCGAAATAAACCTGTAGACTTTGCCCTATAAGTTGCGGTGTGGCCTAGATTTATACAAATACACAGTGAGATGCTATTTTGAAAATGCTACCTGACAGCATTCTTTAAACTGAAGTTTTAAAGCAACAAATCTTTCATGAAATGTTGATAAACCAGTCTTGAATGGTAGATAGCACACAGTGTAGTGTGTCATTCACTACAGTACAAACCTTTTAGCATTagtttgatcaaaatacagttaaataatgaaatattattacaattttaaaaaagtgctttctatttgaatatatatttatatatgtaatttattcctgtgatggcaaagctgaattttcagcatcattattccagtctttagtgtcacatgatccttcagaaatcattctaatatgctgatttgatgctcaaggaacaattttaattattatcagtgttgaaaacaattgtgctgcttaatatttttgtggaaaccatgatcatttttcaggattctttgatgaatagaaagtttaaaataactgcattTATATTGAATAGAAATcatttgtgacattataaatgacttctgtcacttttgatcagtttaatgcatccttagtaatgaataaatgaatataaatgaataaaaagtaatgaataaaactaatttctttcaaaatgtaaaaaatgaataaaatttttAGGGTCCGAGCAccaatggtgtgaggaccctattggaattgctcagccaattcttcttcttctccaaaatgaatcgcatttttgagggcctaaacgttctcaaaaactttgcacacgcgtcagaagtggtgaaaatttacatctgatatgggtttcagaattaggtgtggcaaaatggctcgatagcgccacctacaaaatttcaattaagcgcccttcatGCTACGTTTCaggtacagttatgaaatttggtagaaagatgtaacagcccaatacctacaaaaaagcccctgggtgcaaagtttgtaaacccaacaggaagtgagatatttttaattttctctacaaaattttggcagtttttgccatttccagacgttgtactttaacgaactcctcctagagctttaatcagatcaacatcatatttggtcagtctaatctaaaggcctttgtgacgttaaattgtgaagatctagagtttttgctgaagggcgtgtccgtggtggcctggcaaagtttgatgtttcgccatgaaacaggaagttgttgtaactcaggcatacaatgtctgatctgccccaaactttacatgagtgataaaagtcctggcctaaagacatctatatgacaatattcagttacagtcataacgccacctgggggcaactggaaatgacatgttttacactatgATTAACTCCTCCTatagctttaatcagatcaacatcatatgttggtcagtctaatctaaaggcctttgtgacgttaaattgcaaagatctagagttttcgttgaagggcgtgtccgtggcggcctgacaaagtctgatgtttcgccatgaaagaggaaactgCTGTAACTCAtgcatactatgtctgatctgccccaaactttacatgagtgataaaagtcctggcctaaagacatctatatgacaatattcagttagctatagcgccacctgttggcagcaggaagtgtggcacttttacatgatGTTGCTATAATTCTCCTttatttactcgcttacatgcatgtcgcccactgttcgctgttttcttgaggccaacgggtggcggtgagcccgggtgcgagggccctttcatcgctgcttgcagctttaatatttattttgaatttctttcaaaatgaataaaatgttattttttgataaataagttttctaaaaaaaaaaaaaattccaaaaaaGAGAACTTACACACCCCAAACTGTTGAACAATAATCTGTTTATGCTGTATATATAGAAGCAAAAGCTAATGTTACAGAAAGAATGTTTTTCTCCTCAGCTCTTGGCTGTGTTCCGCTTTGCAGTCTTGATTCTGGCCTATGCAGTGTGCAGACTGCGTCATTGGTGGGCCATTGCGGTAGGCAGCCTTTTAATTTATTCTCCTCCACCctccaccagagggcactgTTGCTTTACTCATTAATAACATGATGGAACTTTGTTTCAGTACTTAACATGACTGAGCTTCACTTAAACatataactataaaaaaaaatagtagatTAGATATAGATTTATGTAATGatcattatatatttacatttcttCATTACAGATAACTACAGCAATCACCACTGGTTTCTTAATAGTGAAAGTAGTTGTATCAAAGGTATGAGATGTTTTtcattcagctttttttttaaattgagatttacaCACTTTTTGCAATGACCCAAAAATGTTCTTCTGTTGTCCAGCTCCTGTCTCAGGGGGCGTTTGGGTATTTGTTACCCATCATCTCCTTCATTCTGGCATGGATAGAGACGTGGCTGCTGGACTTCAAAGTCCTGCCCCAGGAGGCTGGTGATGAAATCAGTGAGAATCAAATGATCTAATATAATCTCTAATTACAGTGAGACAAGCAAACAGTGATCACAAGCATTGTCAGTGCAGGCTAATGGACGTAGACGACATTATAACAACTCATTTGCTCTCACAGTATGTCAGTATCATGGTGTTTAGCTATCATGTGTGTCTTGTGTCACAGGGTATCTCTCAGCGCAGAGTGCGCCAGATCGAGAACCTCTTTTATACCCAGGAGGACCTGTTTCGGAAGGCCAGTTCTACTCTCCTCCTGAATCCATGGCAGGTAATAGCTCACTAACTGTCCAATACTAGCCGGGCAACCATGAGAACCATTTATAGCTTGAAAGATTAGTAaatctttttgttaattttgttcTTGTTTATGTGTTATCCTTATTTTTTTAGTATATGTTGCATtgtttttagtcatattttatttaaacagaGATTAGTCTTACAAATGAGAGATTTAATGTTCTCACCACGTTTATACAACAGTAACAGACGTGTATTTCCAGGAAATAGCACTGCTAGAGCTCAGGTGCGCTGTGGTGAGCGCTAGATATTATCAGTGATAAATGTATTTAGAGGTGTTGCAGCAGTATTaaagcgcaaaaaaaaaaaattcaaaccaTTACCGTCTCCTCTTAATAAATTACAAAGTGTATATTTTGCGCCATTATCATTTTATATCTTATACATAAtaaaattctctctctctctcatatatatttatttatttttatatatatatatatatatatatatatatatatatatatatatatatatatatatatatatatatatatatatatatatatatatatatataatgataaaatcttatatataaatacacacacacagtgcttAACAAATTTATTAGACCACCACCCAATGTAAGTTTGTGCCATAGCTGTCCTAAactaacatttttttatgtttctgtaATGGTTAATCTACACCAATGTAAGCTCTTAAGTCACAGTAGTGTTTCTAAtgctaaaatatatttattgttacGATTTAATGATAACAAAATTTTCATCAAAAGCAGGTCTTTGGGAACAACTAGAAACTATTTGTAAGTCAATAACAACAGAGACTGGAAAAGTACATAAAAACAAGTCCAGCAAGAACGCAAGCTGTTTTCAAGGCCAAATTAGGCCAtacaaaataagaataaaatgtttgtatgtatatatatatatgtgtatatatatgtatatatatgtgtatgtacatacacacacacatatataggtTATTATGTGTAAATAAAGACAatttagttgtttcagtttgttTGCCTAATAAAGATCAAtaaaagttttagttttaaacAAGTTTTTGATAGATTactacatatatatgtatgtgtgtgtgtgtgtgtgtgtgtgtgtgtgtgtgtgtgtgtgtgtgtgtgtgtgtgtatacagtactgtgttttaatgaccatccatatttatttttcagtctCTTTATTATGATACGTAATTATGAACAAAATTGTTTCTTTaagcaaaaatcagtatttaatGTGACCTCCTGgacttcctttttttttagaaaaaaaaaaaaagaaactctgagaaacttctcatcagattttgaaagttttcttggcCTCCCAGTCCTTTTCCGTTCCATATAGGTGTAAGAGAGCCGGTTCCTGCTATTGCTCAAGTGTAAGGGGAGGTCAATAAATACTTGTCGCTTTAGCCtataaaaggtttttttttaaatactatatacaaatttactgtattttctgtttatattctaataaagagacttagaaataattatatatggtcattataccattgctaaaacaacatctaatggtggcctaagacttgctcagtactgtatatatgcaCACATATATTTTAGGTGCTATGACTCATCTGCATTTCTTTAAAGTTTATCATAGAGTTTTACATGTCAATCCAAAAACATTTTTCCTAGCAATAATTCATGTAAACTATGCATATATTGTACACATTTTGACAATGTTTGCACATTTTCCtcccctttttgtcttttctttttGGTTCATTAAGGGGTACAATTAGATCAGTTAGATCAGTCAGTTAAATGACTTTATAAAGCATGAAAAGAAAAGGTACAAATGATTTTACTCTGATTTTAACTGATTCAatgtatttgaatatatattgtgtaatatatacaaaaaaaacacagagtactgtgcaaaagtcttaggccaccaccagttttattgttttagcaatgttttaatgaccatccatatttatttttcagtctctttattacgatacaaacagaaaatacaggaaatatgtacacaaaatgtaaaaaaaaaaaaaaaaatgcttctttaaGCAAAAATCAGTATTAAGTGTGACCTCTTGGACTTCTTCCCTTTTCTCCAAAAAAAGAAACTTTGAGAaacttctcatcagattttgaaagttttcttggcCTCCCAGTCCTTTTCCGTTTCATATGGGATTAATAGAGCCATTTTCCAGCTATTGCTCAAGTGTAAGGGGAGGTCAATAAATACTTGTCGCTTTAGACtataaaagctttttttttttttttttttttttttttttaattgagatTTACACACTTTTTTGCAATGACCCAAAAATGTTCTTCTGTtgttttttctgatttttattttttattttatttttttttatacagcaCATACaaatttcctgtattttctggtTATGTTCTAATATTGTTCTAATAAAGAGAAATAATTCTATATGGTCATTATACTATTGCTAAAACATCTAACGTTGACCCAAGACTTTAGCACAGTACTGCATATATAATAGTCAATACGTTTCtattgcaaataaatgctgttattttgaacattCTACTTATAAAAGAATCCTAATAATTAAACatggataataataagaaatgtttcttgagcaaatcTGCATATACATTTATACTAAATTACTGGTAAATtgatatttcacagtattgttgATCTATCTGTGGATTTGCTCATTTATCTCTAAatttgcttatttatttatttattgacttGTGTTTGCATTCAGTTTTACACTTGAATCAGCAGTGTCCAGTCCATTGGGGGCAACTAAACACTTCCCTTTCATATTCAATGCACTCATTTTAAATGATTGCAGATGTCTTTgcgctacactctaaaaaatgctgggttaaaaaaaacccaagttgggttgaaaatggacaaacccagcaattgggttgttttaacccagcggtagggttaaatgtttgcccaacctgctgggtagttttatttaacccaactattgtttaaaaatgactgtattgcttaattaaaattaacccaaagtatgttggaaattaacatttattaatgttcgatgaataattattaaacaataaacatttattaaattgcttattaataaatttatattaattaactattaaagcttatcaataaacattcatcttttgtctattattgttgtctctaattgcatctggtttttaatttcccaactattttgggttcattttaagctagccatatagcaatttttaaataatagttggtttaaataaaactacccagcaggttgggcaaacatttaacccaaccgctgggttaaaacaacccaatcgctgggtttgtccattttcaacccaacttgggttgtttttaacccagcattttttagagtgtaggacACGCCTTGTAGGCCACATGCCTGTGCTTTAGATTCACAGCCAGAAAAAAGGATCACTTTACTGTGCTGATTTAATTCAGACAGCTGTTGTTCATCTTGTTAAACAGAGCTTCTGAAACACAGAATGAATACTTACCCGAACGATTTTTATtcactgtatatacagtacagtccaaaagtttggaaccactaagatttttaaaagaagattcgtctgctcaccaaggctacatttatttaattaaaaatgcagtaaaaaacagtaatattgtgaaatattattacaatttaaaataactgcttctatttgaatataatttcacaaagtaatttattcctgtgatgcaaagctgaattttcagcatcattactccagtcttcagtgtcacatgatccttcagaaatcattctaatatgctgatttgctgctcaagaaacatttatgattattttcaatgttaaaaacagttgtgtacttttttttcaggattccttgatgaat
This region includes:
- the stard3nl gene encoding STARD3 N-terminal-like protein, which codes for MDSQCSSSVGSRATLGGVGNINSTLISSRIESYEAGEKKCISDVRRTFCLFVTFDLLFVTLLWIIELNVNGGIQEQLTKEVLQYDYHKSFFDIFLLAVFRFAVLILAYAVCRLRHWWAIAITTAITTGFLIVKVVVSKLLSQGAFGYLLPIISFILAWIETWLLDFKVLPQEAGDEIRYLSAQSAPDREPLLYPGGPVSEGQFYSPPESMADSDEDLDDKHDLEKPIV